In a single window of the Pseudochaenichthys georgianus chromosome 16, fPseGeo1.2, whole genome shotgun sequence genome:
- the LOC117460898 gene encoding hepcidin-like: MKTFWFAVAVAVVLTFICIQESSAVPGPEVQELEEPMSNESPVTEHEETSEDSWKMPYNIREKRGIKCKFCCNCCSRGGCGLCCKLRFG, translated from the exons ATGAAGACATTCTGGTTTGCAGTTGCAGTGGCCGTCGTGCTCACATTTATCTGTATTCAGGAGAGCTCTGCTGTCCCAGGACCTGAA gtgcaggagctggaggagccAATGAGCAATGAAAGTCCAGTTACTGAACATGAAGAGACATCAGAGGACTCATGGAAG ATGCCGTACAACATCAGAGAGAAGCGCGGCATTAAATGTAAATTTTGCTGCAACTGCTGCAGCCGCGGTGGCTGCGGATTGTGCTGCAAATTGAGATTTGGATGA